A single Cryomorphaceae bacterium DNA region contains:
- a CDS encoding response regulator: MKETEEGNQMAGLQNLANVSGFNYYILPLSPVESRLREVLSTMNRELHVWSNDTLNKNVVWFGALSEIQELLIQANPGDLVVIVASNADEVEEAFAEGADDVVLSPFEDRNMVMFEARWLRRSSGYDLTSQVTFDENGKVIRWNREFLLLTGYALEELRGLDFADLTKLDFQEQIDRQNQQANPAHSSRPMQWGVQSALRKEIQVLASTKMIGDDRSVELEVTLLDLNNRRQSRTYRTTQLLNDIARSSPIILTVYDLRLKRNTYQSRSLFASLGYTNEDIEAALRKGGGRSQFFHDDYLLAIDTYYEEILDLPDGEKKELIYRVRDKEGTWKWIRKISSVFYRDELGIPTQVLNSFENITEQKESESRIFETEARNRALIESVPSHIFRISATGKVIDFKVGQTELDIYNPKTKTRIGQEHLHKMNVMEMLPPKYLEEFQTKFKRALETGDQEFAEFDFNIEGQPRSFEVTLVRSAVDEIIVVINEVTDSRIKERLIQNRLNFVERINEISSKLIGVSIDRIDENINEVLEAVAEFTGVDRTYVYQLDDSGEHVDLTYEWTRAGVRPLGEVLPRAVAGPFVSFREKMERGENVIRTIDPERVKTYPELVQKITYALKTKSFANIPLLEQGHVYGFVGFDAVHDMKQFTQKEIEFFMFTSRLISSALLRKESEIKLIESREKAIEASTAKENFLSTMSHEIRTPLNAIIGMTHLLEKTELDGKQEEMVDVVKFSSDNLLNLINDILDFSKIESGKVELEIRNFSLKELGTSLRNAFLPKATEKRLNYEVICDERIPEFLMGDTTRLLQVLGNLISNAFKFTNEGEVVVEAKHLEETDKTVSIRFEVRDTGIGIHPDKHSEIFERFVQEDSSTTRNYGGTGLGLAIVRTLLLHMGSDIHLESNKDAGSVFYFELTFARGSETAEPLITEVAEFAEGDLEGKKILLVEDNILNQKVAERFLMNHGMVVTIAENGKMALQNMQDHSFDLVLMDLQMPVMDGLEAALQIRASQEEWREIPIIALTANANQSVEDQVLAAGMNDYITKPFDPELLKRKLMHWIYAEA; the protein is encoded by the coding sequence ATGAAAGAGACAGAAGAGGGAAACCAAATGGCGGGGTTACAGAATCTGGCCAACGTTTCCGGATTTAATTACTACATACTTCCCTTGAGTCCTGTTGAATCCAGACTTCGAGAGGTGCTGAGCACCATGAATCGTGAGCTTCATGTCTGGTCCAATGATACTCTGAATAAAAACGTCGTTTGGTTCGGTGCATTGTCCGAAATTCAGGAGCTCCTCATTCAAGCCAATCCGGGAGACTTGGTGGTCATTGTCGCCTCTAATGCGGATGAAGTAGAGGAGGCCTTCGCAGAAGGTGCAGACGACGTGGTATTGAGTCCCTTCGAGGATCGAAACATGGTCATGTTTGAAGCTCGCTGGCTGCGACGTAGTTCTGGCTATGACCTTACTTCTCAAGTTACCTTTGACGAAAACGGTAAAGTAATCCGCTGGAACCGAGAGTTTTTGCTATTAACCGGCTATGCGCTCGAAGAGTTGCGTGGACTTGACTTTGCTGATTTAACCAAATTGGATTTTCAGGAGCAGATTGATCGCCAAAATCAACAAGCCAATCCCGCGCATTCAAGCCGACCCATGCAATGGGGAGTGCAAAGTGCCCTTCGAAAGGAGATCCAAGTCTTGGCCAGTACCAAAATGATTGGTGACGACAGGAGCGTAGAGCTCGAGGTTACCTTGTTGGATCTGAATAACCGCCGTCAATCGAGAACGTATCGGACCACACAGTTGCTCAACGATATTGCGCGAAGTTCTCCCATTATCTTGACGGTTTATGATTTACGCCTCAAGAGAAACACCTATCAGAGTCGTTCACTCTTCGCCTCCTTGGGCTATACCAATGAGGACATTGAGGCGGCCTTGCGCAAAGGAGGTGGCCGAAGCCAATTCTTCCACGACGATTATTTGTTGGCTATTGACACCTACTATGAAGAAATTCTTGACCTGCCGGATGGTGAAAAGAAGGAGTTGATCTACCGGGTACGTGACAAGGAGGGAACCTGGAAGTGGATTCGAAAAATAAGTTCGGTTTTCTATCGAGATGAATTGGGCATCCCTACCCAGGTATTAAACTCCTTTGAGAACATTACAGAACAAAAGGAAAGCGAGAGTCGAATTTTTGAAACTGAGGCGAGAAACCGGGCACTTATTGAATCAGTTCCGAGTCACATATTTAGGATTTCTGCCACAGGAAAGGTGATTGATTTCAAGGTCGGTCAGACGGAATTGGACATCTACAACCCAAAAACAAAGACCAGAATTGGTCAGGAGCATCTTCATAAAATGAACGTGATGGAGATGCTTCCTCCAAAGTATCTTGAAGAATTCCAGACCAAATTCAAACGCGCATTAGAAACGGGTGATCAGGAGTTTGCCGAGTTTGATTTTAACATTGAAGGGCAACCTCGGAGCTTTGAAGTTACTTTAGTTCGTAGTGCCGTAGACGAAATTATAGTCGTGATCAACGAGGTGACTGATTCACGCATCAAAGAACGCTTGATTCAGAATCGGTTGAATTTTGTGGAGCGCATCAATGAGATTTCTTCGAAACTCATTGGCGTGTCCATTGATCGAATTGACGAGAACATCAACGAGGTGTTGGAGGCGGTCGCCGAATTCACAGGTGTTGATCGGACCTACGTCTATCAGCTTGATGATAGTGGTGAACATGTTGACTTGACCTATGAATGGACGCGAGCAGGCGTTCGTCCTTTGGGTGAAGTGCTTCCCCGAGCAGTCGCCGGCCCTTTTGTTTCGTTCCGTGAAAAAATGGAGCGGGGAGAGAACGTTATTCGGACCATAGATCCAGAGCGCGTAAAAACCTATCCGGAGCTCGTTCAAAAGATCACATATGCCTTAAAGACTAAGAGTTTTGCCAATATTCCGTTACTGGAGCAGGGGCACGTGTACGGGTTTGTAGGATTCGACGCAGTGCACGACATGAAGCAATTCACTCAGAAGGAGATTGAATTTTTCATGTTTACTTCTCGCTTGATTTCGAGTGCACTATTGAGGAAAGAATCGGAGATCAAGCTCATTGAATCCAGAGAGAAAGCGATTGAGGCAAGCACCGCAAAGGAGAACTTCTTGTCTACCATGAGTCATGAGATTCGCACGCCGCTGAATGCCATCATTGGGATGACCCACCTCCTGGAAAAAACCGAGCTGGACGGTAAGCAGGAAGAAATGGTGGACGTCGTGAAGTTCAGTTCAGACAACTTATTGAACCTGATCAATGACATTCTGGATTTCAGCAAAATCGAATCTGGAAAAGTAGAGTTGGAGATTCGCAATTTCTCCTTGAAAGAACTTGGCACAAGCCTGCGTAATGCCTTTTTACCTAAAGCCACAGAAAAGCGCTTGAATTACGAGGTTATCTGTGACGAGCGTATTCCGGAATTTTTGATGGGAGATACGACCAGGTTGCTTCAAGTGTTGGGAAATCTTATTTCAAACGCATTTAAGTTTACCAATGAGGGAGAAGTGGTTGTAGAAGCTAAACATCTCGAGGAAACGGACAAGACTGTATCCATCCGGTTTGAAGTCAGAGATACGGGTATTGGTATTCACCCGGATAAGCATTCGGAGATTTTTGAACGATTTGTACAGGAAGATTCAAGCACTACCCGGAATTACGGGGGAACGGGCTTAGGTTTAGCCATTGTCCGCACCCTCTTGCTCCATATGGGCAGTGACATTCACCTAGAGAGTAATAAAGACGCTGGATCCGTATTCTACTTTGAGTTAACCTTTGCTCGAGGTAGTGAAACTGCGGAGCCGTTAATTACGGAGGTGGCCGAATTTGCTGAAGGAGATTTAGAAGGAAAGAAGATCCTCTTGGTAGAAGACAATATTCTCAATCAGAAAGTTGCCGAGCGATTCTTGATGAATCACGGCATGGTGGTTACCATTGCCGAAAACGGAAAAATGGCCCTGCAAAACATGCAGGACCATTCTTTTGATTTAGTGCTTATGGACCTCCAGATGCCCGTTATGGATGGGCTAGAGGCTGCGCTTCAGATTCGAGCTTCCCAAGAAGAGTGGCGAGAAATTCCAATTATCGCTTTGACCGCGAACGCTAATCAAAGCGTGGAAGATCAAGTTCTGGCTGCTGGAATGAACGACTATATTACCAAGCCTTTTGATCCCGAGCTGCTCAAGAGAAAGCTCATGCACTGGATTTATGCAGAGGCTTAG
- the mutL gene encoding DNA mismatch repair endonuclease MutL → MTDIIQVLPDRVANQIAAGEVVQRPASLVKELLENSIDAGATEISLIVRDAGRTLVQVVDNGKGMSTADARLCFERHATSKIKDAEELFRICTKGFRGEALASIAAVAHVELRTKRTEDELGTTVTISGSEVSSEEPAQAPDGTSISVKNLFYNIPARRNFLKSDKVELKHIIDEFERVALAHPDIAFDLHHNDHELFRLRRDVLRKRIVDVFGTKFNERLVPVEEETDVVVVQGFVGKPEHARKTRGEQFFFVNSRFIKNPYLNHAVSSAFEGLIPEGHHASYFLYLEVDPQTIDVNIHPTKTEIKFEDERAIYAILRSAIRKSLGQYNIAPSLDFERETSFDDIPLKPSGPVRMPTIEVDPDFNPFDTSEERGGQAGASGRRPQTHHNQFDWTAAYAQDSAPQVEEQQLSLEESKSVMAYQLHGKYILTHIKSGFMIIDQNRAHQRILFEQFQKSLGRQNSVTQQLLFQQTIELGAGDLSLLEEHEETLRQLGFDLERFGGQSIVVRGIPPGVREADVQGLIETLLDDLKNHRDDLGRGNTDRVAGFMARNLAIRSGASLEKEEMHQLVDELFACEQPFVAPNGKSVLITLSLDELDKRFQ, encoded by the coding sequence ATGACCGACATCATTCAGGTGCTGCCCGATCGGGTAGCGAATCAAATAGCTGCCGGTGAAGTGGTCCAACGACCCGCTTCCTTGGTGAAAGAGCTCCTGGAAAACAGCATTGATGCTGGCGCCACGGAAATCTCATTGATTGTGCGCGACGCGGGTCGAACCCTGGTCCAAGTCGTGGACAACGGAAAAGGCATGTCTACGGCTGATGCCCGACTATGTTTTGAAAGGCATGCCACCTCAAAAATCAAGGATGCAGAGGAACTCTTTCGAATCTGCACCAAAGGATTTCGAGGTGAAGCATTGGCATCCATCGCCGCTGTAGCACATGTGGAGCTCCGAACCAAAAGGACCGAAGATGAACTGGGCACAACGGTCACCATTTCGGGCTCAGAGGTGAGCTCGGAAGAACCCGCGCAGGCGCCTGATGGAACCAGTATTTCGGTCAAAAACCTATTCTACAACATACCCGCGCGTCGGAACTTTCTGAAGAGCGACAAGGTCGAACTCAAGCACATCATTGACGAATTCGAGCGCGTGGCTTTGGCCCATCCGGACATTGCTTTCGACCTTCACCACAATGATCATGAGCTTTTTCGCCTACGGCGCGATGTCCTCCGCAAACGAATCGTGGATGTCTTCGGCACAAAATTCAATGAGCGCCTCGTCCCGGTAGAAGAAGAAACCGACGTAGTTGTAGTTCAGGGTTTTGTCGGAAAACCGGAACACGCGCGGAAAACAAGAGGAGAACAATTCTTCTTTGTGAACAGCAGGTTCATTAAAAACCCCTACCTCAACCACGCCGTATCCTCTGCCTTTGAAGGACTCATACCAGAAGGACACCACGCATCGTACTTCCTGTATTTAGAAGTAGATCCACAGACCATTGATGTCAATATTCACCCGACCAAAACGGAGATTAAGTTTGAAGATGAACGAGCGATTTACGCCATTCTTCGATCGGCGATTCGGAAGTCCCTGGGTCAGTACAACATTGCGCCGAGCTTGGATTTTGAGCGCGAGACCAGTTTCGACGACATCCCATTAAAGCCCAGCGGTCCTGTTCGAATGCCTACGATTGAAGTGGATCCGGATTTCAATCCCTTTGATACAAGTGAGGAGCGCGGTGGCCAGGCGGGAGCATCGGGCCGTAGGCCCCAAACCCATCACAACCAATTCGACTGGACAGCCGCGTACGCACAGGACTCGGCGCCGCAGGTCGAAGAACAGCAGCTGTCACTCGAGGAATCCAAAAGCGTGATGGCCTACCAGCTTCACGGAAAGTACATCCTGACCCACATTAAATCGGGCTTTATGATCATCGATCAGAACAGAGCCCATCAACGCATTCTCTTTGAACAGTTTCAAAAGAGCCTCGGACGACAGAACTCTGTCACGCAGCAGCTGTTGTTTCAACAGACCATCGAGCTCGGAGCTGGCGATTTGTCACTTCTCGAAGAACACGAAGAGACACTGCGTCAGCTTGGATTTGACCTAGAACGCTTTGGAGGTCAATCCATTGTCGTTCGCGGAATCCCACCGGGAGTGCGGGAAGCAGACGTGCAAGGGCTCATCGAGACCCTTCTTGATGACCTAAAGAACCATCGCGATGATCTGGGTCGTGGAAACACGGATCGGGTTGCGGGCTTCATGGCACGGAATTTGGCCATTCGCAGCGGTGCATCACTGGAAAAAGAGGAGATGCATCAACTGGTTGATGAGCTATTTGCCTGTGAACAGCCATTCGTGGCGCCCAATGGAAAATCTGTGCTAATCACCCTGAGTCTCGATGAGCTCGATAAAAGGTTTCAGTAG
- a CDS encoding rhomboid family intramembrane serine protease: MNYQPTRFSILPEVIKNLLIINGLFFFGSLVLESTFGIDLNRILGLYVPGSEHFRPYQLITHMFMHGNLGHIFFNMFALWMFGNMLENVWGGRRFLVYYMVTGLGAAVIHLGWNYFELMQVLQSVSPEQVQRIVEGGTDVLMRGQNYSDPALAKLNLIYNIPTVGASGAVFGILLAYGMLFPETRIYLYFAFPIKAKYFVIGYGLLELFNGISNDPSSNVAHFAHLGGMLFGFLLIKYWQNKNGTRY; the protein is encoded by the coding sequence ATGAATTATCAACCCACGCGGTTTAGCATATTGCCTGAAGTGATCAAGAACCTCTTGATTATCAATGGTTTGTTCTTTTTTGGTTCTCTCGTCTTGGAGAGCACCTTTGGTATTGACCTCAATCGAATTTTGGGGCTTTACGTTCCCGGTTCAGAGCATTTTCGACCTTATCAGTTGATTACGCACATGTTCATGCACGGGAACCTCGGGCATATTTTCTTCAATATGTTCGCCCTTTGGATGTTCGGAAATATGCTTGAGAACGTCTGGGGAGGACGACGCTTTCTGGTGTACTACATGGTCACCGGATTGGGCGCTGCGGTCATCCACTTGGGCTGGAACTACTTTGAGCTCATGCAAGTGCTCCAAAGTGTATCGCCGGAACAGGTTCAGCGCATTGTGGAGGGAGGAACGGACGTGTTGATGCGCGGGCAAAACTACAGCGACCCCGCCTTAGCTAAATTGAACCTCATCTACAACATCCCTACTGTTGGGGCATCAGGAGCAGTGTTCGGCATTTTGCTGGCCTACGGTATGCTCTTCCCTGAAACCCGTATTTACTTGTATTTCGCCTTCCCGATTAAGGCCAAGTACTTTGTCATTGGGTACGGTTTACTCGAGCTCTTCAACGGTATTTCTAACGATCCATCCAGTAATGTTGCGCACTTCGCTCACTTGGGCGGAATGCTCTTCGGCTTCCTCTTGATCAAGTATTGGCAGAACAAAAACGGAACACGTTACTGA
- a CDS encoding rhomboid family intramembrane serine protease gives MASITDEIRENFRRGDMMTRLIYINIGIFLVINILKVLGFFFNADFSIAEYFTVKAAPGALLLQPWGLITYMFLHEGFLHILFNMIWLFFGGRIFLEYLNEKKLLSVYLLGGLAGAALYILAYNLFPVFADQLPYSQALGASASVMAIFVAIATFVPDYTVRLMFVGNVKLKHIAIFYLLLDLLSIPSGNAGGHIAHLGGALFGFLYARQLQKGNNIAAGFEKFLESFFTFIRPRPKMRTAYKAKTRTETQYHEQKASQKAKLDAILDKISESGYDSLSKDEKDFLFQMNKE, from the coding sequence ATGGCAAGCATCACGGACGAAATCAGAGAAAACTTCCGCCGCGGAGACATGATGACGCGGCTTATTTACATCAATATTGGCATCTTCTTGGTGATCAACATCTTGAAGGTACTGGGCTTCTTTTTTAATGCTGATTTTTCCATAGCGGAATATTTTACAGTGAAGGCAGCTCCCGGAGCCCTGCTCTTACAACCATGGGGGCTCATTACTTATATGTTTCTCCATGAGGGCTTCCTGCACATTCTCTTCAACATGATTTGGCTGTTCTTTGGAGGCCGGATCTTCTTGGAATACCTCAATGAGAAAAAACTCTTGAGCGTCTACCTCCTCGGGGGTCTAGCTGGTGCTGCCTTGTACATCCTGGCCTACAACCTCTTTCCGGTTTTCGCTGATCAACTCCCCTATTCTCAAGCTCTAGGGGCTAGCGCGTCTGTTATGGCCATCTTTGTGGCTATTGCCACCTTTGTTCCTGACTACACGGTCCGTTTGATGTTCGTTGGGAACGTGAAGCTCAAGCACATAGCCATTTTCTATCTTTTGCTGGACCTGTTGAGCATCCCGAGCGGAAATGCCGGCGGCCACATCGCTCACTTGGGTGGGGCGCTTTTTGGCTTCCTCTATGCCCGTCAACTTCAAAAAGGAAACAACATCGCTGCTGGATTCGAAAAATTCCTCGAGTCCTTCTTCACGTTTATCCGCCCTAGACCCAAGATGCGGACGGCTTACAAGGCCAAAACGAGAACGGAAACGCAGTACCACGAGCAAAAAGCTTCGCAAAAAGCAAAATTGGATGCTATCTTGGACAAGATTTCGGAGTCCGGATACGACAGTCTCTCCAAAGACGAGAAGGACTTCCTGTTTCAGATGAACAAGGAATAA
- a CDS encoding endonuclease/exonuclease/phosphatase family protein has translation MNKYRWIDKLLLPLTWLSVGALVFSYLAWYLKPSQFILATFAGLAYPVLLITVLGWLLFWLFRFKRVLLIPILALALGWGQLSAFFPWGGAAVLTPNKDALRVISLNSRHFDQSYWDPDYDLLGTIDGFFRAEQAHVIALQEFNKGRAVRILESESYSRLNGKSNLALFTDLPVVETGSHRFASHINYGANGFQWADLLYEGDTLRVYNCHISSNQLERSQVELIEKVEDITTEKVNSRFGAMYRLLKTGFLFREKQVEVLKEHISASPYPVLVVGDFNDTPLSNAYREMTRDLVDGYGENGRGWGKTYRKSLIPLRIDYHFHDPMLKAQFVRVRKVEISDHFPLVGHYTWN, from the coding sequence GTGAACAAGTACCGCTGGATCGACAAACTGCTTTTGCCCTTGACCTGGCTCAGTGTCGGTGCACTCGTCTTCTCCTACCTTGCATGGTATCTAAAGCCTTCTCAGTTTATCCTAGCCACTTTCGCTGGACTGGCCTACCCGGTGCTATTAATCACTGTCCTGGGCTGGCTTCTGTTTTGGCTGTTCCGCTTTAAACGTGTTTTACTCATCCCAATACTGGCCCTAGCCCTTGGATGGGGACAATTGTCCGCCTTTTTCCCTTGGGGAGGTGCGGCCGTCCTGACCCCAAACAAAGATGCCCTTAGAGTTATCTCTCTCAATAGCCGACATTTTGATCAGAGCTATTGGGATCCGGACTACGACCTATTGGGTACTATTGATGGCTTCTTTAGAGCAGAACAAGCCCACGTCATTGCCCTTCAAGAATTCAACAAAGGACGAGCAGTACGCATCCTGGAATCCGAGAGCTACTCACGACTAAATGGAAAAAGTAATTTGGCCTTATTCACGGACCTTCCGGTCGTTGAAACAGGCTCTCATCGTTTTGCGTCCCACATCAACTACGGCGCCAATGGTTTTCAATGGGCTGACCTTTTATACGAAGGAGACACTTTGAGGGTATACAATTGCCACATTAGTTCCAATCAATTAGAACGAAGCCAAGTAGAGTTGATCGAAAAGGTCGAAGATATTACCACCGAAAAGGTCAATTCTCGTTTTGGAGCCATGTATCGCCTTTTGAAAACGGGATTTCTTTTCCGTGAAAAACAGGTGGAAGTGCTCAAAGAGCACATTTCGGCATCACCCTACCCAGTCCTGGTTGTCGGGGACTTCAACGATACCCCTTTGAGCAACGCATACCGTGAAATGACTAGGGATCTGGTCGATGGGTATGGGGAGAACGGTCGCGGCTGGGGAAAAACATATCGAAAGAGTCTTATACCTCTGCGGATTGACTATCACTTCCACGACCCTATGCTCAAGGCTCAATTCGTACGTGTACGCAAAGTGGAAATCAGTGATCATTTCCCCCTAGTCGGTCACTACACCTGGAACTAG
- a CDS encoding ABC transporter substrate-binding protein, producing the protein MRHGAAKILLFVLFFSGFTACSVKEQPQRGMVFRYNESSGITTLDPAFSRNQALIWATNQLYNGLVQLDSNLRPQPAISHSWSIDSTRRVYTFRLRRDVHFHAHPIFGPEHGDPSNQKGPRVTAEDFVYSFDRLRSSSLAAPGAWVMENVASYTALDDSTLQISLNEPFPPFLGLLSMKYCSVVPRALEDHPEVDLRNAPIGTGPFYFKLWAPNEKLVFRRNPFYFESDDTGRALPYLEAVAVTFVPDKQAGFLELVKGNLDFLSGLDASYKDELLTYEGELQEKYADRFRLQTLPYLNTEYLGIVVDSNQQIKPLQKRALRQALNYGFDRAEMMRYLRNNIGQPATAGFVPSGLPSYDPERVKGYSYDPGKVEELLRAVGPNLPEIRLQTNASYLDLCEYMQAQWNALGIPVQVEVLPPSTLRQMMATSKTPFFRGSWIADYADAENYLSLFYSANAAPNGPNYTHFSHPQFDAWYEEARRETEDSIRYALYQQMDSLIVYEAPAVPLFYDEVLRFTRKEVRGLTPNALNLLDLRRVEVLAD; encoded by the coding sequence ATGCGTCATGGGGCGGCAAAGATACTGCTTTTTGTGCTGTTTTTCAGCGGATTCACAGCCTGTTCGGTGAAGGAACAACCCCAGCGCGGAATGGTTTTTCGCTACAATGAAAGCAGTGGCATTACCACCCTTGATCCGGCATTTTCCCGCAATCAAGCCCTGATTTGGGCCACAAATCAGCTGTATAACGGCCTGGTTCAATTGGATTCCAACCTGCGTCCTCAGCCGGCCATTTCCCATTCCTGGAGCATTGACTCTACCCGTCGGGTATATACTTTTCGCCTACGGCGCGATGTCCACTTTCACGCCCATCCCATTTTCGGTCCGGAACACGGTGATCCTTCAAACCAGAAAGGACCTCGAGTGACCGCAGAGGATTTCGTGTACAGCTTTGACCGTCTGCGCTCTTCCAGTCTGGCTGCACCCGGCGCATGGGTCATGGAAAACGTGGCGTCGTACACAGCTCTGGATGATTCCACCCTTCAAATTTCCTTAAACGAGCCCTTTCCGCCTTTCTTGGGTCTGCTATCAATGAAGTACTGCTCCGTTGTTCCACGCGCGTTGGAAGATCATCCGGAGGTTGATCTACGGAATGCACCGATTGGTACAGGGCCTTTTTACTTCAAGCTCTGGGCGCCCAATGAAAAACTGGTCTTCCGAAGAAACCCCTTTTACTTCGAATCGGACGATACGGGCCGCGCGCTTCCTTATTTGGAGGCAGTGGCCGTCACCTTTGTTCCAGACAAACAGGCCGGATTTTTAGAGCTGGTGAAAGGAAACCTCGACTTTTTGTCCGGGCTGGATGCCAGCTACAAGGATGAACTATTAACCTATGAAGGGGAGCTTCAAGAGAAATACGCGGATCGCTTTCGACTGCAGACCCTACCGTATTTGAATACCGAATACCTGGGTATTGTGGTGGATTCCAATCAACAAATCAAACCTCTTCAAAAACGAGCCCTCAGACAGGCACTGAATTATGGCTTTGATCGGGCTGAAATGATGCGCTACCTGCGCAACAACATCGGTCAGCCGGCCACAGCCGGATTTGTGCCTTCGGGGTTGCCCAGCTATGATCCAGAGCGGGTGAAGGGGTACAGCTATGATCCTGGTAAAGTGGAAGAGCTTCTTCGGGCCGTAGGCCCCAATCTTCCGGAAATTAGGCTTCAAACAAACGCGAGTTACTTAGACCTTTGTGAGTATATGCAGGCGCAGTGGAATGCACTCGGTATTCCCGTTCAAGTAGAAGTATTGCCTCCATCGACGCTACGGCAAATGATGGCCACCAGTAAGACGCCATTTTTCCGTGGAAGCTGGATTGCAGATTACGCAGACGCTGAGAATTACTTGAGCTTGTTTTACAGCGCAAATGCTGCCCCGAACGGTCCCAATTACACGCACTTCAGCCATCCGCAATTCGATGCCTGGTATGAAGAAGCTCGCCGAGAAACCGAAGATTCGATTCGGTATGCCTTGTATCAGCAAATGGATTCTCTAATCGTATATGAGGCACCCGCGGTTCCGCTTTTTTACGATGAGGTCCTGCGCTTTACGCGAAAGGAGGTGAGGGGATTGACGCCCAATGCGCTCAATTTATTAGACCTGCGTCGGGTAGAAGTTCTTGCAGACTAG
- the mtaB gene encoding tRNA (N(6)-L-threonylcarbamoyladenosine(37)-C(2))-methylthiotransferase MtaB yields the protein MTHTPKVAFYTLGCKLNFSETSTIARDFEQKGYERVNFEQSADVYVINTCSVTDNADKRCRHTVRTALRQNPKAFVVVVGCYAQLKPEEIAAIDGVDLVLGATEKFKVTDYINDFTKNDMGEVHSCEISEADFYVPAYSAGDRTRGFLKVQDGCDYKCTYCTIPLARGISRSARLEDVVSSAHEIAKQGRKEVVLTGVNIGDYGKGEFGNKKHDNTFLELVQALDLVKPIDRFRISSIEPNLLRNEIIDFVSTSQRFVPHFHVPLQSGSNTILKKMKRRYLRELYVDRVNRIREVMPAACIGVDVIVGFPGETDELFLETYNFLNDLDINYLHVFTYSERANTEAAEMEGVVDKAVRHKRSKMLRVLSAKKRRQFYESQLGGTFDVLFEGENKEGYIHGFTENYVKVKMPWDPALVNTRAQVRLTDIDEDGLVRFEYLGANVHA from the coding sequence ATGACGCATACGCCAAAAGTAGCATTTTATACACTGGGCTGTAAGCTCAATTTCTCGGAGACCTCGACCATTGCGCGGGACTTTGAACAGAAGGGCTATGAGCGTGTGAATTTTGAGCAATCTGCGGATGTATATGTTATCAATACCTGTTCGGTAACGGACAATGCAGACAAGCGCTGTCGGCATACCGTACGGACTGCCCTGCGACAGAACCCCAAGGCCTTTGTGGTGGTCGTGGGTTGTTATGCACAGCTCAAGCCAGAGGAAATCGCAGCCATTGACGGTGTAGATTTGGTTCTTGGCGCTACTGAAAAGTTCAAGGTCACGGACTACATCAACGATTTCACCAAAAACGATATGGGCGAGGTCCACAGCTGCGAGATCAGCGAAGCGGACTTCTACGTTCCCGCCTACTCCGCTGGGGATCGGACCCGCGGCTTTCTGAAGGTCCAGGATGGATGTGACTACAAGTGCACCTACTGCACCATTCCTTTGGCGCGTGGGATATCGCGCAGTGCTCGGTTGGAAGACGTCGTATCTTCTGCCCATGAAATTGCGAAACAAGGCCGCAAAGAGGTGGTTCTAACGGGCGTCAATATTGGAGATTACGGAAAGGGAGAGTTCGGGAACAAGAAGCACGACAATACCTTCTTGGAACTCGTTCAAGCCCTCGATCTAGTGAAGCCCATTGATCGCTTTCGGATTTCGAGCATCGAGCCGAACCTACTTCGAAATGAGATCATCGATTTTGTGTCCACCTCACAGCGCTTCGTTCCTCACTTCCATGTCCCTCTTCAGAGCGGAAGCAATACCATCCTGAAAAAGATGAAGCGTCGCTACCTGCGCGAGCTCTACGTTGATCGAGTCAATCGCATACGCGAGGTCATGCCTGCAGCGTGTATCGGAGTCGACGTGATTGTGGGCTTCCCGGGCGAAACCGACGAGCTATTCTTGGAGACCTATAACTTCCTGAACGACCTCGACATCAACTACTTGCACGTGTTCACCTACAGTGAACGGGCGAATACGGAAGCCGCTGAAATGGAAGGGGTCGTCGACAAAGCCGTTCGGCACAAACGCTCCAAAATGCTTCGCGTATTGAGCGCTAAGAAGCGCCGTCAATTCTATGAATCTCAACTGGGCGGAACTTTTGATGTCCTATTCGAGGGCGAAAACAAGGAAGGATACATCCACGGCTTCACCGAGAACTACGTGAAGGTGAAAATGCCCTGGGATCCAGCCCTGGTCAATACACGCGCTCAAGTCCGATTGACCGATATCGACGAAGATGGCTTGGTCCGATTTGAGTATCTTGGGGCGAACGTACACGCCTAA